The Pelodiscus sinensis isolate JC-2024 chromosome 6, ASM4963464v1, whole genome shotgun sequence genome has a segment encoding these proteins:
- the LOC142830017 gene encoding uncharacterized protein LOC142830017 has protein sequence MGGTTAYNGKEKGGSGHNREARSNQYLRCLYTNARSMGNKQEELELLTNKYNYDIIGITETWWDGTHDWNVGMEGYGLLRKDRQGKKGGGVALYIKNVHTWTEVEMNVGDSCVESLWVKLKGVKNEGDIMLGVYYRPPSQVEEVDEAFFKQLTKLSKAQDLVVMGDFNYPDICWETNTARHRLSNKFLDCIGDNFLFQKVEKATRGEAVLDLVLTNREELVENLKVEDCIGDSDHEIIEFMILRKGRRETSTIEVMDFRKADFDKLRELVGKVPWEARLKGKTTEESWKYFKGTLLRAQKQTIPLCRKDRKYGKRPAWLNKEILHNLKIKKESHKKWKLGQITKDEYRQATRECRGKIRKAKAQNEIKLATGIKGNKKTFYKYIKSKRKTKDRVGPLLSEEGEAVTGNLEMAEMLNDFFVSVFTEKSGGVPNVVNTSRERVSLEDRIHKEQVKNHLGKLDVSKSPGPDEMHPRILKELIEEVSEPLAMIFEKSWQTGEIPEDWKRANIVPIYKKGKKNNPGNYRPVSLTSVPGKIMEQVIKEIICKHLEGNKVIGNSQHGFVKNKSCQTNLIAFFDKITSLVDKGEAVDVIYLDFSKAFDTVSHDILIDKLGKYNLDRATIKWVHNWLDNRSQRVVVNGSKSCWKGITSGVPQGLHIIIELDSA, from the exons atgggggggactacggcctataatggcaaggagaaaggagggtcagggcacaacagggaggcaagatcaaatcagtatcttagatgcctatatacaaatgcgagaagtatgggtaataagcaggaagaactggaattgctaaccaataaatacaactatgatatcattggtattacagaaacctggtgggatgggacgcatgattggaatgttggtatggaagggtacggcttgctcaggaaggacagacagggaaaaaagggaggaggggttgccttgtatattaaaaatgtacacacttggactgaagtggagatgaatgtaggagatagctgtgtagagagtctctgggttaagctaaaaggggtaaaaaacgagggtgatatcatgctaggagtctactacaggccacctagccaggtggaagaggtggatgaggccttttttaaacaattaacaaaactatccaaagcccaagatttggtggtgatgggggacttcaactatccagacatatgttgggaaactaacacagcgaggcacaggctatccaataagtttctggactgcattggagacaactttctgtttcagaaggttgaaaaagctaccagaggagaagctgttctggatttggttttaacaaatagggaggaactagttgagaacttgaaagtggaagactgtataggggacagtgatcacgaaataatagagttcatgatcttaaggaaaggtagaagggagaccagcacaattgaggtaatggatttcaggaaggcagattttgataagctcagagaacttgtaggtaaggtcccatgggaagcaagactgaagggaaaaacaactgaggagagttggaagtatttcaaagggacgttgttaagggcccaaaagcaaacaattccgctgtgtaggaaagatagaaaatatggcaaaagaccagcttggcttaacaaggagatcttgcacaatctcaaaataaaaaaggagtctcataaaaaatggaaactaggacaaataacaaaggatgaatataggcaagcaacacgggaatgcaggggcaagattagaaaggcaaaggcacaaaatgagatcaaattagctacaggcataaagggaaacaagaagaccttttataaatacattaaaagcaagaggaagaccaaggacagggtaggcccactgcttagtgaggagggagaagcagtaacaggaaacttggaaatggcggagatgctcaatgacttctttgtttcggtcttcaccgagaagtctggaggtgtgcctaacgtagtgaatacaagcagagagagggtaagtttagaagataggatacacaaagaacaagttaaaaatcacttaggaaagttagatgtcagcaagtcaccaggtcctgatgaaatgcatcccaggatactcaaggagctgatagaggaggtatctgagcctttagctatgatctttgaaaaatcatggcagacaggggagattccagaagactggaaaagggcaaatattgtgcccatctataaaaaggggaaaaagaacaacccaggaaactatagaccggtcagtttaacgtctgtcccagggaagataatggagcaggtaattaaggaaatcatatgcaaacacttggaaggtaataaagtgatagggaatagccagcatgggtttgtgaagaacaagtcatgccaaactaatctgatagctttctttgataagataacgagccttgtggataagggagaagcggtggatgtcatatacctagactttagtaaggcatttgatacggtctcgcatgatattcttattgataaactaggcaaatataacttagatagggccacgataaagtgggtgcataattggctggataaccgtagtcagagagtggttgttaacggttctaaatcctgctggaaagggataacaagtggagttcctcaagg CCTCCACATTATTATTGAATTGGATAGTGCCTAA